GGTGGGACGATGAACAACAAGGTCGTCTACGCGCTCTATCACACCTTCGCGCGACGCGGTTTTTCCGTGATGCGCTTCAACTTTCGCGGGGTCGGCCGATCGCAAGGTGTCTTCGACAACGGCCAGGGCGAATTGTCCGATGCGGCAAGCGCCCTTGATTGGATGCAGGGTGTCAATTCAAGCGCCTCGGAATGCTGGGTCTCCGGCTTTTCCTTCGGCGCCTGGATCGCCATGCAGCTGCTGATGCGCCGCCCCGAGATTTCCGGGTTCATCTCGGTCGCCCCGCCGGCCAACAGCCATGACTTCACCTTCCTCGCGCCCTGCCCGTCGTCGGGGGTGATCATCCATGGCGACAAGGATGATCTGGTCCCCGAGGCTTCGGTGGCCAAACTCGCCGCCAAACTGTCCCAGCAGAAAAACATCCGGGTCGATTACAAGGTGGTGGCGGGAGCCAATCACTTCTTCGGCGACCAGCTTGATGTGCTGGCCGGCGAGGTCGATCGCTATCTGGCGACGGCGCTGGCTCCCAGCACGGTGGCCGCCGGCCAATAGGTCCCCCCGGTCAACGGCCGCGGCGCGCCCGTGGTCGTTGGCCAGGTCAGGGGCAGACCGCGGGCGCCGCGCACGGCCAAAAAGGCGAAAGCCTGGGCTTCCAGGGCGTCACCGTCCCATCCCACCGCTTCCACGGGATCGACGGCGACGCCCAGACCCCGGGTCAACGCCTCCATGATCGCTCCGTTGCGCCGCCCGCCGCCGCAGACCAGCCAGCGCTTCGGCGGCGCCGGCATCCAGTCGCGGGCCCGCGCCACCGACGCCGCGGTGAAGGCCACCAGGGTGGCCGCGCCATCGCCATCGCTCAGCCCGTTCACCGGTTCAAGGGAAAAGGCGTCGCGATCAAGGGATTTGGGCGCCGGCTTGCGGAAATAGTCATGCCCAAGCAGCGCCTCCAGCGCCGCCCCGTCGATCCGGCCCGAGCGGGCGAGAGCGCCATCGGCATCCATCGCCACCCCACGCCGACGCCTCATCCAATCGTCGATGAGGGCGTTTCCCGGACCGGTGTCAAAGGCCACCGGCGGCTGGTCCCCTTCGCCGATCCAGGTGACATTGCCCACCCCGCCCAGATTGAGCACGGCCAGCGGCCGCGCCAGCCCCTTGGCCAGGGCTAGGTGATAGGCGGGCACCAGCGGCGCCCCCTGCCCGCCCGCCCGCACGTCGGCCTGCCGCAGATCATTGACCACGGCGACGCCAAGCCGCCGCGCCAGCAGGGCACCATCGCCGATCTGCACGCTCAGCCGGGCTTCGGGCCGATGGAGCAGGGTCTGACCGTGGAAGCCGACGACCGCCGGGGTCACCCCGCTTTGGCCGATCAGC
The DNA window shown above is from Rhodospirillum rubrum ATCC 11170 and carries:
- a CDS encoding alpha/beta hydrolase, whose translation is MPEIIFNGPEGRLEGRYTHSKRPNAPIALILHPHPRQGGTMNNKVVYALYHTFARRGFSVMRFNFRGVGRSQGVFDNGQGELSDAASALDWMQGVNSSASECWVSGFSFGAWIAMQLLMRRPEISGFISVAPPANSHDFTFLAPCPSSGVIIHGDKDDLVPEASVAKLAAKLSQQKNIRVDYKVVAGANHFFGDQLDVLAGEVDRYLATALAPSTVAAGQ
- a CDS encoding anhydro-N-acetylmuramic acid kinase translates to MDLRESDGAVWAVGLMSGTSMDGIDAALLRTDGHQVFEVGPALTVAYDEATRARIRALLGTPPGRSVAEVADLARDLTERHAEVAARLIGQSGVTPAVVGFHGQTLLHRPEARLSVQIGDGALLARRLGVAVVNDLRQADVRAGGQGAPLVPAYHLALAKGLARPLAVLNLGGVGNVTWIGEGDQPPVAFDTGPGNALIDDWMRRRRGVAMDADGALARSGRIDGAALEALLGHDYFRKPAPKSLDRDAFSLEPVNGLSDGDGAATLVAFTAASVARARDWMPAPPKRWLVCGGGRRNGAIMEALTRGLGVAVDPVEAVGWDGDALEAQAFAFLAVRGARGLPLTWPTTTGAPRPLTGGTYWPAATVLGASAVAR